A section of the Jaculus jaculus isolate mJacJac1 chromosome 6, mJacJac1.mat.Y.cur, whole genome shotgun sequence genome encodes:
- the LOC101596044 gene encoding small ubiquitin-related modifier 1-like: MSDQEAKPSTEDLGDKEGEYIKLKVIGRDSSEIHFKVKMTTHLKKLKESYCQRQGVPMNSLRFAFEGHRIADNHTPKELGMKEEDVIEVYQEQRGGGVTQGFSYFYFFFPLNPFLFLKTSSFVMWCSKQD; encoded by the coding sequence ATGTCTGACCAAGAGGCAAAACCTTCAACTGAGGACTTGGGTGATAAGGAAGGAGAATACATTAAACTAAAAGTTATTGGACGGGATAGCAGTGAGATTCACTTCAAAGTGAAGATGACAACACATctcaaaaaactcaaagaatcatACTGTCAAAGACAGGGCGTTCCAATGAATTCACTCAGGTTTGCCTTTGAAGGTCACAGAATTGCTGATAATCATACTCCAAAAGAACTGGGAATGAAGGAAGAAGATGTGATTGAAGTTTATCAGGAACAAAGGGGGGGAGGGGTCACTCAAgggtttagttatttttattttttctttcccctcaatccttttttatttttaaaaactagttctTTTGTAATGTGGTGTTCAAAACAAGATTGA